From Candidatus Thermoplasmatota archaeon:
CCTCCACGAGGTCGTCGTCGGAAGCGGGCCCCACGTGCTGTGGACCGTTGGGCGCCACCACGGCAACGAGCCCACGGGCGCCGAGGCCATCCTGCTCTTCCTTTCGATCCTTGCGGATCCGCAGGCCCGCCTCCCGATCGACGCGCCGCCCATCCTGCACGACGTCCTCGCGCACCGCGAGCTTCTCCTCTCCCGCGTCACGTTTGTCTTCGTGCCCGTCGTGAACCCCGATGGGGCCGCGGCGTTCCGGCGCGGCAACGCAAACGGCGTCGATCTCAACCGTGACTACGCGGCCTTCTCGCAACCCGAGCCCCGTGCGGTGCGCGACGCGTTCTGGACGCACCGGCCCGACACGTGCCTTGACCTCCACAACGAGGGACAGTCGCCGCAGTTCGATTGGGACGCGTTCGCGCCGCTTGCGCTGCCCGAGTCGGAGATCCAGGAGGAGCTTCTCGCCGCCGGCTGGCGGACGGTGTACGAGGTGGACGCCGCCGGAGGCTTCGGCGGTGGCCCCAACGAGAACTATCGGGTGGGCGACGACGGCGTCGCGCGGCAGGTCGTGTGGCCCGACGCGTTCCATCCCGGAACGCACGACATGTTCTGCAGCCTGCGCGGCGCGCCCGGCTGGACGCCCGAGAGCGCGATCTCGCGCTCGACGGACGCGGACCCCAGCCACGCGTGGGGCACGCGCCTTCACATGGTGACCGTCGCAAGCGCCGCGTTTGCCGCGGCCGGCTTCTACGAAGGGTTCGCGTCGCCGTGGGTGGGCAAGCTGGACGGCGCCATCGGCGCGCTTGGCTCCGATCACCTCGTCGACGTTCCCGCGCGCGGGACGGCCACGTTCCAGGTCGTGTGGCGCGAGGACCGCGCGGCCGAAGCGAACCTCCTTCCCGTCCGCGTGGAGATCGAGGACCCGCAAGGCCGCGTGCACGAGGCGCGCCCGCTCATGGCAAACGCCTACACGGCGACCGTGCGCTTCGAGGACCAATCGGGCGGAACCTACCGGGTCAATGTGAAGGGGCCGCCGGGCCTGGGCTACCAGGTTCGAGCGTACCTTTCTCCGCAGCAGGAGCCGCCCGTGCGCGCGCTGCGGACAGGCGCGGGCGTTGAAATCGAGAGCGCCGCCGGCTTCCCCCTCGCGCTGCGCGTGACCGACGTGGCCGACGCGGGAACGCCGGCGACGGGCGCTCAATCCGTGGAATGGAACGGGACCATCACGCCCCGCGCGGGATTCCTGTGGAGCTTCGAGCTTGCGCCCGGAGAGCGGCGTGTCCTTGCCGCGCCCTCCGAGGGCAATCCGGGGCCGTTTCGATGGACCGCCGTCGATTCGGAAGGACGCGTGGCCACCGGCGTCGAGGCGGCGCGGTCCACCGCATGAGCTCGCTCTTGCAAGTCGCGTGCCGAGATCGTCTTATCAACAACGATGTCCCGGAAAACATCAAATAGCCACCGACTGTCGACGAAGCTCGAATTCGGGAGAGGTCATTCATGGCGGCGTCCGTATCGATCAGTGGAACGGCTCAAGCGACTCCGGCGAATGCGGAGTCGCGGCTCCTGTCTTCCAGCTTCCGCGACGTTGTCCTGGCGGGAGCCATCGTCTTCTTTGCCGCCTTGCTGCTGCCCGGCATCCTCGCGCAGGAAGCGGAGGCGCAGACGCAAACGCCGCTGCAGACGGCAAGCGCGGGATGGAGCGTTTCGACTTGTTGCGGCGGCTGGGGCTCAATGGGATATCAGTTTACTCCCACGACAAACGGACAGGTCCTTGGGCTTGGCGCCAAAGCGCCAGCGGTTGCGCAGACGGTGCGCCTGTGGCGCGTAAGTGACGGCGCGCTCTTGGCGTCGGCAAGCGTGACGACGACGGGCACGAACAACTGGGTCTACACTTCCATTTCGGCCGTGACGCTCGTTGCAGGTCAAAGCTACATCGTCTCGACCGCCATTCCATGCTGCACGAGCTACGGCTACATCCCAAGCTTCTCCACACCTCGCACGGAAGGTGCCATAACGATCCAGGCAAGTCGGTACGGCGACAGCTTTCCCCAGAATAGCTGGACGGGCGAGATGTACGGCCTTGCCGACATCCAATTTTCGACGGTTCAACCCCCAAGCGCCCCCCGCAATCTCACGGCCACCGGCGGAAACGGGCAGATCACGCTCAACTGGCAAGCGCCCCAGAACGGAACGAGCATCACGAACTACAAGGTCTTCGTGAGCGACGCAAACGGCGGTCCGTACTCGCTCCTTGCAACGGTCGGCAACGTTCTCACGTACACGCACACCGGGCTCGGGCAGCTCGTGACGAAATACTACGTCGTGAGCGCCGTGAACGCCACGGGCGAGGGACCGCAATCGAACCAGGCCTCCGCGCGCACGTTCGGCCCGCCGTCGGCGCCGCAGAACCTCCAGCGCGCCGAGGGCGACGCGTTTATCTCCCTCTCCTGGCAGGCGCCCGCGGACAACGGCGGCGGCGCCGTTTCGAACTACCGCGTGTATCGCCAGGTCGACTGCGCCGGCGGATTCTCGCTGCTTGCAAGCCCGACCGCGACGTCGTACAACGACACAGGCCTCACCAACGGCCGCTCGTACTGCTACCGCGTCTCCGCTGTGAACACGTACGGCGAGGGCCCTCAAACGGGGACCGTTTCGGGCATCCCTTACACGACGCCCGGCGCGCCGCAATCGTTCGTCGCCACGCGCGGCGACCAGTCGGTGGCGTTGTCCTGGTCCTATCCGGCCAACGACGGGGGCCGCGGCGTCCAGTACTACATGATCCACCGCGGCACGTCGTGCGGCTCGAAGTCGCTGCTGACGACCGTCGCGATCGCGAGCTACACGGACACGGGTCTCACAAACGGCGTGACGTACTGCTACGCGATCTCCGCCGTGAACGCTGCCGGCGAAGGCGCCCGCACGGCCGACGTCCAGGCGACGCCGGCGCGCGCGCCAAGCGCCCCGCGCAACCTCGCGGCCGTCGCCGGCGACGGAAACGTCTCGCTGTCGTGGGACGAGCCCACGGACAACGGCGGTCTTGCCGTTCAGTCCTACCAAATCCATCGCGGCACGAGCTGCGGAAGCGAGACCTTCTTCGGCTCGGTTCCCGCCTCCCAGCGTACCTACCTCAACACGGGACTCGCCAACGGGCAGACCTACTGCTACAACGTTCGAGCGGTGAATGAGGTGGGCGCCGGCGCCGCCAGCGGATCGGCCAGCGCAAAGCCCCTGGCGCGCCCGGCACCTCCGGAATTTGCGGCCGCGGCCACGGCCCAGCGGCAGGTGACGCTGACGTGGACCTTGTCGCCCCCGCCGGACAGCGCCACGGCCGCGACGTCGGACTACCGCGTGCTGCGAGGGTCCGATCCAAACGAGCTGTCGGTGCTCGCCACGGTGGGCCCGAACACCAACCGGCACGTCGACAACGGCGTCCCGGCCGGCCTATGGTTCTATTCGGTGCGCGCGGTCGGCTCCACGGGCGACGGCGCCAACGCTCCGGCGCAGAGCGTGACCGTGAGTCCGGGTCCCCCCTCGGCGCCCCGCAATCTCGTCGCCGTGCGCGGCAACCAGTCGGCCACCCTCTCGTGGCTGGCTCCTGCCGACAACGGCGGATTGCCGGTCACCGCCTACAACGTGCACCGCTCGCAGGGATGCGGGGCGACCGCGCCCAAGGTCCACGTTGGAAGCACGGGCGGTCTCAACTTCACGGACACCGGCCTCACGAACGGCCAGGCGTACTGCTACAACGTCACGGCCGTCAACAGTGCGACGCCCGTTCGCGAGGGGCCTGCCAGCAACGACGCAAGCGTCGTGCCGGCCACCGAGCCCGAGGCGCCCCGCAACTTTGCCGCGTCCACGGGCAACGGCCGCGTGACGCTCACGTGGCAGGCGCCCGCGGGCAACGGCGGCGATGCCATCACCGGGTACGCCGTCTTCCGCGCGACGGGCAGCTCGTGCGCGAGCGCGTCGCAGATCGCAAGCCTGGGCGCGAGCAACACGAGCTTCACAAACGGCGGCCTCACGAACGGACAGCAGTATTGCTTTGCCCTCCGAGCCGTGAACACGGCCGGTAGCAGCGCCGCGGCGACCGTGGCGGCCACGCCCGGGGCCGAGCCCCCGGCGCTGCCGCAGTCCCTCGCGGCGACCCGCGGCAACCAGCAGGTGGCGCTGACGTGGAACGCGCCATCCACCGACGGCGGCTCCGCGATCCTGCGGTACCAAGTCTATCGCGGCACGAGCTGCGATTCGAAGAGCTTTGCCGGCAACGCCACGGCCACGAACTTCACGGACGGTGGTCTCGCAAACGGCGTCACGTACTGCTACCACGTCACGGCCGTAAACGCGGTGGGCGAGGGCGCGGCAAGCGCAAACGTGCAGGCCAAGCCCGCAACGGTGCCGGGCGTCCCGACCGGCCTTGCGGCGACGGCGGGGCACACGCAGGCTTCGCTGTCGTGGAACGCGCCGAGCAGCAACGGCGGCGAGCCTATCACGTCCTATCGTGTCTACCGCGGAACCACGTGCGCGTCCCGTAGCTTCCTTGCGAACGCCTCCGGCACGACCTACCAGGACACGGGCCTCACGAACGGTCAGGAGTACTGCTACGCCGTGAGCGCCGTGAACGTGGTGAACGAGGGCGCCCAGTCGAGCGTTGCGACCGTCGTTCCGCACACCGTCGCGACGGCGCCGCAGGCCGCCCACGCGGCGCACGGAACCGGCCGCGTGACGCTCTCCTGGCAGGTCCCCTCGAGCAACGGCGGATGGCCGCTCTCCGAGTACCGCGTGTATCGCAGCGCCGCCGGCGGGCCGTTCCAACGCATCGCCACCGTGGCGGCGGGAACCCTCTCCTACGCCGACACGGACGTGGTGAACCAGGCGTCCGTC
This genomic window contains:
- a CDS encoding DUF2817 domain-containing protein, which codes for MAAARALACVLLLAVPALAGCLAPEPSAPREAPDAPPDAGRLVAFAKLHTPEEIADLVAEIALLPGVLVREIGRSIQNRPLHEVVVGSGPHVLWTVGRHHGNEPTGAEAILLFLSILADPQARLPIDAPPILHDVLAHRELLLSRVTFVFVPVVNPDGAAAFRRGNANGVDLNRDYAAFSQPEPRAVRDAFWTHRPDTCLDLHNEGQSPQFDWDAFAPLALPESEIQEELLAAGWRTVYEVDAAGGFGGGPNENYRVGDDGVARQVVWPDAFHPGTHDMFCSLRGAPGWTPESAISRSTDADPSHAWGTRLHMVTVASAAFAAAGFYEGFASPWVGKLDGAIGALGSDHLVDVPARGTATFQVVWREDRAAEANLLPVRVEIEDPQGRVHEARPLMANAYTATVRFEDQSGGTYRVNVKGPPGLGYQVRAYLSPQQEPPVRALRTGAGVEIESAAGFPLALRVTDVADAGTPATGAQSVEWNGTITPRAGFLWSFELAPGERRVLAAPSEGNPGPFRWTAVDSEGRVATGVEAARSTA
- a CDS encoding fibronectin type III domain-containing protein; this encodes MAASVSISGTAQATPANAESRLLSSSFRDVVLAGAIVFFAALLLPGILAQEAEAQTQTPLQTASAGWSVSTCCGGWGSMGYQFTPTTNGQVLGLGAKAPAVAQTVRLWRVSDGALLASASVTTTGTNNWVYTSISAVTLVAGQSYIVSTAIPCCTSYGYIPSFSTPRTEGAITIQASRYGDSFPQNSWTGEMYGLADIQFSTVQPPSAPRNLTATGGNGQITLNWQAPQNGTSITNYKVFVSDANGGPYSLLATVGNVLTYTHTGLGQLVTKYYVVSAVNATGEGPQSNQASARTFGPPSAPQNLQRAEGDAFISLSWQAPADNGGGAVSNYRVYRQVDCAGGFSLLASPTATSYNDTGLTNGRSYCYRVSAVNTYGEGPQTGTVSGIPYTTPGAPQSFVATRGDQSVALSWSYPANDGGRGVQYYMIHRGTSCGSKSLLTTVAIASYTDTGLTNGVTYCYAISAVNAAGEGARTADVQATPARAPSAPRNLAAVAGDGNVSLSWDEPTDNGGLAVQSYQIHRGTSCGSETFFGSVPASQRTYLNTGLANGQTYCYNVRAVNEVGAGAASGSASAKPLARPAPPEFAAAATAQRQVTLTWTLSPPPDSATAATSDYRVLRGSDPNELSVLATVGPNTNRHVDNGVPAGLWFYSVRAVGSTGDGANAPAQSVTVSPGPPSAPRNLVAVRGNQSATLSWLAPADNGGLPVTAYNVHRSQGCGATAPKVHVGSTGGLNFTDTGLTNGQAYCYNVTAVNSATPVREGPASNDASVVPATEPEAPRNFAASTGNGRVTLTWQAPAGNGGDAITGYAVFRATGSSCASASQIASLGASNTSFTNGGLTNGQQYCFALRAVNTAGSSAAATVAATPGAEPPALPQSLAATRGNQQVALTWNAPSTDGGSAILRYQVYRGTSCDSKSFAGNATATNFTDGGLANGVTYCYHVTAVNAVGEGAASANVQAKPATVPGVPTGLAATAGHTQASLSWNAPSSNGGEPITSYRVYRGTTCASRSFLANASGTTYQDTGLTNGQEYCYAVSAVNVVNEGAQSSVATVVPHTVATAPQAAHAAHGTGRVTLSWQVPSSNGGWPLSEYRVYRSAAGGPFQRIATVAAGTLSYADTDVVNQASVGLPNAAGVVGGAVTAGVEYCYRVTAFNDAEGPASATVCDTPGPQPSAPRSLGVVALSGGQARLCWTPPQYNGDGGALTKYTVYRGHASGGALFRIDLPASTNVAACGGPGFVDGGLQSGLRYVYYVAASNAAGESARSNEAGVP